The following are from one region of the Sphaerochaeta sp. genome:
- a CDS encoding aminotransferase class IV — translation MLGTHVVYNGKVVDVAAAVVPVTNREVQYGFCTYESLRVLGGKVVHLDDHLARLKASCDGIHLAHPFTSGEIGSWVFRLIDADGLQDATMKILMYGGPEPRCFVIASPLLAYPDSFYTNGVGVITYHGERLLPNCKTGNLLLNYMAVEEAKRQGCFEAVLIDREEEALEGTRSNFYAFRSGTLYTAPDEKVLLGVTRSRVLKAAAQLHIPVVFQAPKEADLLSGLYDECFISATSMAAMPIARIGSVKLPPSHQRTLSICKMVRTWELDDRN, via the coding sequence ATGCTTGGAACGCATGTCGTGTATAACGGGAAGGTGGTCGATGTGGCCGCCGCGGTGGTGCCGGTGACCAACCGGGAGGTGCAGTACGGATTCTGCACCTATGAATCGCTTCGGGTGCTGGGAGGAAAGGTGGTCCATCTGGATGACCATCTCGCCCGTCTCAAGGCATCCTGTGATGGCATCCATCTGGCCCATCCGTTCACCTCAGGGGAGATCGGCTCCTGGGTGTTCCGTCTGATCGATGCCGATGGCCTCCAGGACGCGACGATGAAGATTCTGATGTACGGCGGGCCGGAGCCACGGTGCTTCGTCATCGCTTCTCCGCTTCTTGCCTATCCGGATAGCTTCTACACCAACGGGGTCGGGGTGATCACCTACCATGGGGAGCGGCTTCTTCCCAACTGCAAGACGGGGAACCTGCTTCTCAACTACATGGCGGTCGAGGAAGCCAAACGTCAGGGCTGTTTCGAAGCTGTTTTGATCGACCGGGAGGAAGAGGCGCTGGAGGGAACGCGCAGTAATTTCTACGCGTTCCGTTCCGGAACGTTGTACACCGCGCCGGATGAGAAGGTGCTCCTGGGTGTGACCCGGAGCAGGGTGCTCAAGGCTGCCGCCCAGCTGCACATCCCGGTGGTGTTTCAGGCGCCCAAGGAAGCGGATTTGCTCTCTGGACTTTACGACGAGTGCTTTATCAGCGCCACCAGCATGGCTGCGATGCCAATTGCCCGTATTGGGTCGGTGAAGCTCCCCCCCTCCCACCAACGGACCCTTTCCATCTGCAAAATGGTCCGTACCTGGGAATTGGATGACCGGAACTGA
- the rsmG gene encoding 16S rRNA (guanine(527)-N(7))-methyltransferase RsmG: MGKPINHELLDACLDKLSLSFSDGQKDQLVRYYDLLDRYNPVLKMVKAEGDDFIVRHFADSLAGLPTLKALAKGYQDPTVADLGSGAGLPGIPLAIGLPSVRFALIERMEKRARFLQMAIQGCHLDNVQVVCKRLCEVEQQYEIVTCRAFHPFYESEDEVVPILKRGGVVMLYKGREEVFREELSHLNRPWKFKQVKLSVPFLDAERSLCVGRLD; encoded by the coding sequence ATGGGAAAACCGATCAATCATGAACTGCTGGATGCCTGTCTGGACAAGCTCTCTCTGTCCTTCTCCGATGGACAGAAAGACCAGCTGGTCCGGTACTACGACCTTTTGGATCGGTACAATCCCGTCCTGAAGATGGTCAAGGCGGAGGGGGATGATTTCATCGTCCGCCACTTCGCCGACTCTCTGGCGGGACTCCCGACGCTGAAGGCACTTGCCAAAGGGTATCAAGACCCGACGGTTGCCGATCTGGGAAGCGGGGCGGGACTACCCGGCATTCCGCTTGCCATCGGGCTTCCTTCGGTGCGCTTCGCGTTGATCGAGCGGATGGAGAAGCGTGCCCGGTTCCTGCAGATGGCCATCCAGGGGTGCCATTTGGACAACGTCCAGGTGGTCTGCAAGCGGCTCTGCGAGGTGGAGCAGCAGTATGAGATTGTAACCTGCAGGGCGTTCCATCCCTTTTATGAGAGTGAGGATGAAGTCGTCCCTATCCTGAAACGGGGTGGCGTCGTCATGCTGTACAAAGGTCGTGAGGAAGTGTTCAGGGAGGAGTTGTCCCACCTGAATCGTCCGTGGAAATTTAAGCAGGTCAAACTTTCCGTGCCGTTCCTTGACGCGGAGCGTTCGCTGTGTGTGGGGAGATTGGACTGA
- a CDS encoding DEAD/DEAH box helicase: MKFNELPLSQPVLDGVADAGFTDCTEVQEKILPISLQGKDVMVQSKTGSGKTAIYLLTILQAFVKAKEAGKDTPKALIVAPTRELAVQIEEDAIKLASHVEGIIIGCFYGGVGYEKQDALLKQGCDLFVCTPGRILDYQKAHKIDFRQFDFFVVDEADRLFDMGFYPDIQKMFSLLRDNRERQTMLFSATLGTQVQNLAWQYMNEPQEIAIHPEEVTVDKITQELYHVSKDEKFGLFLQVMTKENPESCLIFTNTKARCIEVAKRLTLNGFPTSYLMGDMPQAKRLATIDRMKEGKIKYLVATDVAARGLQIDDLPMVVNYDIPEDYESYVHRIGRTARAGKSGKAITFADEEYVYGLEAIENFIKMKIPVIWPENGDLPTVVDKTKGMRFRDIVSEREYSSHDPDAPYSRSRSGSRQGGGRYSGSRRSGSGSSERPRSGSRPSRRGEGPRGGRRGEAPSRGGAPRGREQGAQELYGDPESFLGRAPCLLQAGIPGGEPADERRASASTQAEGKGGQTDSRAAECRETPASEEDRVLRPPVWA, encoded by the coding sequence ATGAAATTCAATGAATTACCGTTATCACAACCGGTTCTTGATGGCGTCGCCGACGCCGGATTCACCGACTGTACCGAGGTACAGGAGAAAATCCTTCCCATCTCCCTTCAGGGCAAGGATGTCATGGTGCAGTCCAAGACCGGTTCGGGAAAAACCGCCATTTACCTGTTGACGATTCTCCAGGCATTCGTCAAGGCGAAGGAAGCGGGCAAGGATACCCCCAAGGCGTTGATCGTAGCTCCAACTCGTGAACTCGCCGTCCAGATCGAAGAGGACGCCATCAAGTTGGCAAGCCATGTGGAAGGCATCATCATCGGCTGTTTCTACGGCGGTGTGGGCTATGAAAAGCAGGATGCGTTGCTCAAGCAAGGGTGCGACCTGTTCGTCTGCACACCGGGCCGCATCCTGGATTACCAGAAGGCGCACAAGATTGATTTCCGCCAGTTCGATTTCTTCGTGGTGGACGAGGCGGACCGCCTGTTCGACATGGGCTTTTATCCGGATATCCAGAAGATGTTCAGTTTGCTTCGTGACAACCGGGAACGGCAGACGATGCTGTTCTCCGCCACGCTGGGCACCCAAGTGCAGAACCTCGCCTGGCAGTACATGAATGAACCGCAGGAGATCGCCATCCATCCGGAAGAAGTGACGGTGGACAAGATCACCCAGGAACTGTACCACGTAAGCAAGGACGAGAAGTTCGGCCTGTTCCTGCAGGTGATGACCAAGGAAAACCCGGAAAGCTGCCTGATCTTCACCAACACCAAGGCGCGCTGCATTGAAGTCGCCAAGCGGCTTACGCTGAACGGATTCCCCACCAGCTATCTGATGGGGGACATGCCGCAGGCCAAACGGCTGGCTACCATCGACCGGATGAAAGAGGGGAAGATCAAATACCTGGTGGCCACCGATGTGGCTGCCCGTGGACTGCAGATCGATGACCTGCCCATGGTGGTGAACTACGATATTCCCGAGGATTATGAGAGTTACGTCCATCGTATCGGACGAACGGCCCGTGCCGGAAAGAGCGGCAAGGCCATCACGTTCGCCGATGAAGAGTACGTATATGGGCTGGAAGCCATCGAGAACTTCATCAAGATGAAGATTCCTGTAATCTGGCCGGAAAACGGTGATCTTCCCACCGTGGTGGACAAGACCAAGGGGATGCGTTTCCGTGACATCGTCTCGGAGCGTGAGTACAGCTCCCATGATCCCGATGCCCCCTATTCCCGCTCTCGCTCCGGATCCCGCCAAGGTGGCGGCAGATACTCAGGTTCCCGTCGAAGCGGATCTGGTTCTTCCGAACGGCCGCGCAGTGGAAGCCGTCCGTCCCGTAGGGGAGAAGGTCCTCGTGGCGGCCGGAGAGGAGAAGCTCCTTCCCGTGGCGGCGCTCCTCGTGGACGTGAACAAGGGGCACAAGAGCTATACGGAGATCCAGAATCTTTCCTTGGAAGAGCGCCTTGCCTACTACAAGCAGGAATACCAGGCGGAGAGCCGGCCGATGAACGCCGAGCATCCGCTTCCACCCAAGCAGAAGGCAAAGGTGGTCAAACCGACAGCCGCGCCGCAGAATGCCGAGAAACCCCTGCCTCCGAAGAAGACAGGGTTCTTCGCCCGCCTGTTTGGGCATAA